In one Spirosoma rigui genomic region, the following are encoded:
- a CDS encoding succinate dehydrogenase/fumarate reductase iron-sulfur subunit has product MKINLKVWRQKNNNTEGKLVEYQLDKISPDMSFLEMFDVLNGELTKKGEEIIAFDHDCREGICGSCSMYINGRAHGPQTGATTCQLHMRSFNDGDTIVVEPWRSRAFPVIKDLMVDRTAFDRVIQAGGYVSVNTGSARDANETLIPRSIADEAMDAAQCIGCGACVAACKNASAMLFVAAKVSHMAVLPQGQAESTERAERMVAQMDAEGFGACSFTGACSVECPKSISLDHIARMNREYLGAKLTSNNVQG; this is encoded by the coding sequence ATGAAAATCAATCTTAAGGTCTGGAGACAGAAAAATAATAATACGGAGGGTAAACTGGTTGAATATCAGCTGGATAAAATATCCCCCGATATGTCGTTTCTGGAGATGTTCGATGTGCTGAACGGCGAACTGACCAAGAAGGGCGAAGAGATTATTGCCTTCGACCACGATTGCCGGGAAGGCATATGTGGTTCGTGCAGTATGTACATCAATGGCCGCGCGCACGGTCCGCAAACGGGGGCAACGACTTGCCAGCTGCATATGCGCTCGTTCAACGACGGCGACACGATTGTGGTTGAGCCCTGGCGTTCGCGGGCGTTTCCGGTTATTAAAGACCTGATGGTCGACCGGACAGCTTTCGACCGCGTCATTCAGGCGGGTGGGTACGTGTCGGTTAACACGGGCTCAGCTCGTGACGCCAATGAAACGCTCATCCCCCGCAGCATCGCCGATGAAGCGATGGATGCTGCCCAGTGCATTGGCTGTGGTGCCTGCGTAGCCGCCTGCAAAAACGCGTCGGCTATGCTGTTCGTGGCGGCCAAGGTATCGCACATGGCTGTACTGCCACAGGGCCAGGCCGAAAGCACCGAGCGTGCCGAGCGGATGGTTGCTCAAATGGATGCCGAAGGCTTTGGTGCCTGCTCCTTCACGGGTGCCTGTTCGGTTGAGTGCCCCAAGTCGATCTCGCTCGATCATATCGCGCGCATGAACCGCGAATACCTGGGTGCTAAACTGACGTCGAATAACGTCCAGGGATAA
- a CDS encoding fumarate reductase/succinate dehydrogenase flavoprotein subunit translates to MKLESKIPEGPLAEKWSRHKFGLKLVNPANKRKYDIIVVGTGLAGASAAASLAELGYNVKAFTFHDSPRRAHSIAAQGGINAAKNYQNDGDSVFRLFYDTIKGGDYRAREGNVYRLAEVSVNIIDQCVAQGVPFAREYGGLLANRSFGGAQVSRTFYARGQTGQQLLLGAYSALSRQVTNGKVKLITRTELLDVVVEGGKARGIVTRNLITGKIESHSAHAVLLCTGGYGNVFYLSTNAMNSNVTAAWRAHKRGAYFANPCYTQIHPTCIPVKGDYQSKLTLMSESLRNDGRVWVPKTKEDAEKIRKGQLKPTDLTEDQRDYFLERRYPSFGNLVPRDVASRNAKYVCDEGRGVAATGLAVYLDFADAIKRDGKKTIEAKYGNLFEMYEKIVDDNPYETPMMIYPAVHYTMGGLWVDYNLMTTVPGLYALGEANFSDHGANRLGASALMQGLADGYFVIPYTVGDYLATIGPSDKVAVDSPAFKEAEQNVTNMTQRFLSIKGTEPVDSFHKRLGHIMWEYCGMSRNAEGLKKAKGMIQDLKKEFWSNVRVTGEGDEMNQSLEHAGRVADFIELGELMVDDALARNESCGGHFREEFQTEEGEALRDDANFAYVAAWQFQGENQPEMLNKEPLEFENVKLTQRSYK, encoded by the coding sequence ATGAAACTGGAGTCCAAAATCCCCGAAGGACCACTGGCCGAAAAATGGTCCCGGCATAAGTTTGGCTTAAAGCTGGTAAACCCGGCTAACAAGCGCAAGTACGACATTATCGTAGTCGGTACAGGTCTGGCCGGCGCATCGGCGGCTGCTTCACTCGCCGAACTGGGCTATAACGTAAAAGCATTCACGTTCCACGACAGCCCCCGGCGCGCTCACTCCATTGCGGCTCAGGGTGGTATCAACGCGGCTAAAAACTACCAGAACGATGGCGACAGCGTGTTCCGTCTGTTCTACGATACTATTAAAGGCGGTGACTACCGTGCCCGGGAAGGGAACGTGTACCGGCTGGCCGAAGTCAGTGTCAACATCATTGACCAGTGCGTAGCGCAGGGTGTTCCATTTGCCCGTGAGTACGGCGGCCTGCTGGCTAACCGTTCGTTCGGGGGCGCGCAGGTGTCACGCACCTTCTACGCCCGCGGTCAGACCGGCCAGCAGCTGCTGCTGGGTGCCTATTCGGCCCTGAGCCGGCAGGTGACCAATGGCAAGGTGAAACTGATCACCCGCACTGAATTGCTGGACGTAGTTGTGGAAGGCGGCAAGGCCCGGGGGATCGTTACCCGGAACCTGATTACCGGAAAGATCGAGTCGCACTCGGCGCACGCTGTGCTGCTCTGCACCGGTGGTTATGGCAACGTGTTCTACCTGTCGACGAACGCGATGAACTCGAACGTGACGGCCGCCTGGCGGGCGCACAAGCGGGGCGCGTACTTCGCTAATCCCTGCTACACCCAGATTCACCCAACCTGTATTCCCGTTAAAGGGGATTACCAGTCGAAGCTGACGCTGATGTCGGAGTCGTTACGGAACGATGGTCGGGTATGGGTACCTAAAACCAAGGAAGATGCCGAGAAAATCCGGAAAGGTCAGCTGAAGCCAACCGACCTGACCGAAGACCAGCGTGACTACTTCCTGGAGCGTCGTTACCCATCGTTCGGTAACCTGGTACCCCGCGACGTAGCATCCCGTAATGCCAAGTACGTTTGTGATGAAGGCCGGGGCGTTGCTGCAACGGGTCTGGCGGTATACCTCGACTTTGCCGATGCCATCAAGCGCGACGGCAAGAAAACGATCGAAGCCAAGTATGGTAACCTGTTCGAGATGTACGAAAAGATCGTCGACGACAATCCATACGAAACGCCAATGATGATCTACCCCGCCGTTCACTATACCATGGGTGGCTTGTGGGTCGACTATAACCTGATGACTACCGTACCGGGTCTTTACGCCCTGGGTGAAGCGAACTTCTCCGACCACGGAGCCAACCGCCTGGGTGCTTCAGCGCTGATGCAGGGCCTGGCCGATGGGTACTTCGTGATTCCGTATACAGTAGGTGATTACCTGGCTACGATTGGTCCTTCGGATAAAGTAGCCGTTGACAGCCCTGCCTTTAAAGAAGCAGAGCAGAACGTGACGAATATGACGCAGCGGTTCCTGTCGATCAAAGGCACCGAGCCGGTCGATAGCTTCCACAAGCGGCTGGGTCATATCATGTGGGAATACTGCGGGATGTCGCGCAATGCCGAGGGTCTGAAGAAAGCCAAGGGAATGATTCAGGACCTGAAAAAAGAGTTCTGGAGCAACGTTCGGGTAACGGGCGAAGGCGACGAGATGAACCAGTCGCTGGAACATGCTGGTCGGGTTGCCGACTTCATTGAACTGGGCGAATTGATGGTCGATGACGCGCTGGCTCGTAACGAGTCGTGTGGTGGCCACTTCCGCGAAGAGTTTCAGACCGAAGAAGGGGAGGCCCTGCGCGATGACGCGAATTTCGCTTACGTAGCTGCCTGGCAGTTTCAGGGTGAAAACCAGCCCGAAATGCTGAACAAAGAGCCACTCGAGTTCGAAAACGTGAAACTCACCCAGCGTAGCTACAAATAA
- a CDS encoding succinate dehydrogenase cytochrome b subunit: MAWVTQTLSSSLGRKVIMSLTGLFLSSFLIVHMAGNLQLFKGDNGRAFNEYTYFMTHNPVIITVSYLLYTSILVHALMAWVLTRHNQASRPVKYAYSRPEANSPWSSRNMGILGTILLLFIIIHMRTFWYEMHFGSVPMAEYDGKQYKDLYAVVKEAFSQWWYVLLYVLSMVAIGYHLAHGFQSGFQSLGIRHTKYTPVIEFVGRYFFALIIPAAFAAMPIYVFLQVHGII; this comes from the coding sequence ATGGCTTGGGTAACACAAACACTATCCAGCTCCCTCGGCCGCAAGGTCATTATGTCGCTGACGGGACTGTTTCTGAGTTCATTTCTGATTGTCCACATGGCGGGCAATCTACAGTTATTTAAGGGCGATAATGGGCGGGCGTTCAATGAGTACACGTACTTCATGACGCACAACCCAGTCATTATTACCGTTTCTTACCTGCTCTACACCTCTATTCTGGTACACGCCTTAATGGCTTGGGTGCTCACGCGCCACAACCAGGCTTCGCGGCCGGTTAAGTATGCTTATTCCCGGCCAGAAGCCAACAGCCCCTGGTCGTCCCGCAACATGGGTATTCTGGGCACCATACTGCTGCTGTTCATCATCATTCACATGCGCACATTCTGGTACGAGATGCACTTTGGCTCGGTACCAATGGCCGAGTACGATGGCAAGCAGTATAAAGATCTGTACGCCGTTGTGAAGGAGGCTTTTTCGCAGTGGTGGTATGTACTGCTGTATGTTCTTTCAATGGTTGCCATTGGCTATCACCTCGCCCACGGGTTCCAGAGTGGCTTTCAATCGCTGGGTATCCGGCACACGAAATACACGCCTGTAATTGAATTCGTAGGTCGTTACTTCTTTGCGTTGATCATCCCGGCTGCTTTCGCGGCCATGCCGATCTATGTGTTTTTGCAAGTTCACGGGATAATTTAA